A stretch of Rhododendron vialii isolate Sample 1 chromosome 4a, ASM3025357v1 DNA encodes these proteins:
- the LOC131324374 gene encoding anthocyanidin 3-O-glucosyltransferase 2-like has product MKVAATELVFIPSPGMGHLVSTVEMAKQLIGRDHRLSITVLIMKTPFDKSKVVSSTHSLLLKAAEDRLKFVELPQDEEAATELRTKNAGNFMSEFVNMNKHHVRDHVTKMMASTESGRLAGFVVDMFCIPMMDVAAEFGLPTYAFFTSNCAFLGLIFHLDTLSRNEDVTELKDSDAELEVPVFVNPVPAKVLPGVVLHKEGGSTFMLGVAKRLRETKGIMVNTFEELESYAVKRLAKDDMVPPIYPVGPVLHLVKDEKEEDEEVIQIMRWLDDQPLSSVVFLCFGSMGSFNGEQVREIAQALEQSKHRFLWSLRQPPPKGKIEMPNEYQDLSQVLPEGFLERTAEIGKVIGWSPQVAVLSHKAVGGFVSHCGWNSTLESLWCGVPVATWPMYAEQQMNAFQLVRELGLAVDIKLDYKRDMRYSSIEPKLVTADEIENGIRRLMENGDKSSTEGIKLKVKEMSKKSKVAIKEGGSSYNSIGRFIEDVIINVHSS; this is encoded by the exons ATGAAGGTGGCGGCGACGGAACTGGTGTTTATCCCTTCCCCGGGGATGGGTCACCTGGTGTCAACGGTGGAGATGGCCAAGCAACTCATCGGCCGAGACCACCGTCTGTCAATCACGGTCCTTATAATGAAAACCCCATTTGATAAATCCAAGGTCGTTTCAAGCACCCATTCGCTGCTGCTAAAGGCGGCGGAGGATAGGTTAAAGTTCGTCGAGCTCCCTCAAGACGAGGAGGCGGCGACGGAGCTCCGGACCAAGAACGCCGGCAACTTCATGTCGGAATTCGTCAACATGAACAAGCACCACGTGAGAGATCACGTAACAAAGATGATGGCCTCGACCGAGTCGGGTCGACTCGCCGGGTTCGTCGTCGACATGTTCTGCATCCCGATGATGGACGTGGCGGCCGAGTTCGGGCTCCCCACCTACGCTTTCTTCACCTCCAACTGTGCTTTTCTCGGCCTCATATTCCACCTCGATACCCTAAGCCGCAACGAGGATGTTACTGAGTTGAAGGACTCGGACGCTGAGTTGGAAGTACCGGTTTTTGTGAACCCAGTCCCGGCGAAGGTGTTGCCTGGAGTGGTGCTGCACAAGGAAGGGGGGTCTACATTTATGTTGGGTGTTGCCAAGAGGTTGAGAGAAACAAAGGGCATTATGGTCAATACCTTTGAGGAGCTGGAATCCTATGCGGTCAAGCGCCTCGCCAAGGATGATATGGTCCCTCCGATCTACCCGGTGGGACCCGTACTTCACCTGGTGAAGGACGAaaaggaggaggatgaggaggtGATCCAGATCATGAGGTGGTTGGATGATCAGCCTCTGTCGTCGGTGGTGTTCTTGTGCTTCGGGAGCATGGGAAGCTTCAACGGCGAACAG GTGAGGGAGATAGCACAGGCCCTAGAACAAAGCAAGCACCGATTCTTGTGGTCTCTTCGACAGCCTCCGCCAAAGGGAAAAATAGAGATGCCAAATGAGTACCAAGACTTGAGCCAAGTGCTACCAGAAGGATTCCTGGAACGTACAGCAGAGATTGGGAAAGTGATCGGTTGGTCCCCACAGGTGGCAGTGCTATCCCACAAGGCTGTAGGAGGGTTCGTGTCACACTGCGGGTGGAACTCTACATTGGAGAGTTTGTGGTGCGGTGTGCCCGTGGCCACATGGCCAATGTATGCCGAACAACAAATGAATGCGTTTCAGCTGGTAAGGGAATTGGGATTGGCCGTTGACATTAAGTTGGACTACAAGAGGGATATGAGGTATAGTAGTATTGAGCCTAAGTTAGTGACGGCAGATGAGATAGAGAATGGGATACGAAGATTGATGGAGAACGGGGATAAAAGTAGTACTGAAGGAATCAAACTAAAGGTGAAGGAAATGAGCAAAAAGAGTAAGGTTGCCATAAAGGAAGGAGGATCGTCGTATAATTCTATTGGACGCTTTATCGAGGATGTCATCATTAACGTGCACTCCTCATAG